The stretch of DNA TCCCCTTCCAGCCCAGAGTCCCCGGGGAACCAGCCTGGGCCCCAGATTCTGTCGGGGCGGGGAAGCAAGCAAAGGGGGCTGGCTCCAGGGCTCCACACAGGGCAGAATTGCGAAGTCAGCCAGATCAACCAAAGGGTTCTCCGCAGGACGCAGGAGGGATGCCTTGTCCCCTGAGAAGCTGCACCCCCGCCCCGCGGGGGCCCAGAGCTGTCCCCTCTCGCCTGTGGCCTTTTGTGCCTGACACTCCTCTCTGTACAGGGTTGGTCCGGGGTTCTAGCGGCTGGCACGAACCCTCCCGGCCCTGCCTGACCCCCTGCCACCGCGTGGAAGATGCCTGAGCAGAGCAACGACTACCGGGTGGTGGTGTTCGGGGCGGGCGGCGTGGGCAAGAGCTCGCTGGTGCTGCGCTTCGTGAAGGGCACCTTCCGGGACACCTACATCCCCACCATCGAGGACACCTACCGGCAGGTGATCAGCTGCGACAAGAGCGTGTGCACGCTGCAGATCACCGACACCACGGGCAGCCACCAGTTCCCGGCCATGCAGCGGCTGTCCATCTCCAAGGGCCACGCCTTCATCCTGGTCTACTCCATCACCAGCAAGCAGTCGCTGGAGGAGCTGGGGCCCATCTACAAGCTCATCGTGCAGATCAAGGGCAGCGTCGAGGACATCCCCGTCATGCTGGTGGGCAACAAGTGCGACGAGACGCAGCGGGAGGTGGACACCCGCGAGGCTCAGGCCGTGGCCCAGGAGTGGAAGTGCGCCTTCATGGAGACGTCGGCCAAGATGAACTACAACGTGAAGGAGCTTTTCCAGGAGCTGCTCACGCTGGAGACTCGCCGGAACATGAGCCTGAACATCGACGGCAAGCGCTCCAGCAAACAGAAGAGGACA from Neovison vison isolate M4711 chromosome 6, ASM_NN_V1, whole genome shotgun sequence encodes:
- the DIRAS1 gene encoding GTP-binding protein Di-Ras1, producing MPEQSNDYRVVVFGAGGVGKSSLVLRFVKGTFRDTYIPTIEDTYRQVISCDKSVCTLQITDTTGSHQFPAMQRLSISKGHAFILVYSITSKQSLEELGPIYKLIVQIKGSVEDIPVMLVGNKCDETQREVDTREAQAVAQEWKCAFMETSAKMNYNVKELFQELLTLETRRNMSLNIDGKRSSKQKRTDRVKGKCVLM